A region of the Cannabis sativa cultivar Pink pepper isolate KNU-18-1 chromosome 3, ASM2916894v1, whole genome shotgun sequence genome:
TCTATGTCGAATCGAAACTCTCTCTTGGCTATTACAACAAAACATGTCCTGATTTTGAGAAGATCATAAGGGAGACAGTCACAGCAAAACAGATATCAAATCCCACCACGGCGGCAGGCACTCTTCGCCTCTTCTTCCATGATTGCATGGTGGAGGGTTGCGACGCCTCTGTGTTAATCTCTTCAAATCATGCCAAGGACACCGAACGTGATGCCGACCTTAACCTCTCCCTCTCCGGTGATGCGTTTGATGTTATTGTTCGTGCTAAGACAGCTCTTGAGCTTTCTTGCCCCGGCATTGTCTCTTGTTCTGACATCCTCGCTCAAACCACTCGGGACCTCATCATCATGGTTGGTGGCCCATTTTATAAGGTATATACTATCACACAAGCTAGCCATTTTGGTgcataatagtaatttttatttttaacaatgATTATATCTTTACACGTATGTAGGTTCGACTTGGACGCAAAGATGGCATGGTGTCCAAAGCTTCTCTTGTAGAAGGAAACATTCCAAGGGTCAATGACACCGTGGACCAGATGATCAAACTCTTTGAAAGCAATGGCTTTACTGTCCAAGAAATGGTGGCGTTAACTGGTGCCCACACCATCGGATTCTCTCATTGCAAAGAGTTCGCCGACCGGTTATTCCATTTCAGCAAAACCAACAGTACTGACCCAGATATCCACCCCTTGTTTGCAGCTGCATTGAAGATTACCTGTGAAAACTACACAAGAGATCATGGCATGTCAGCCTTTAATGATGTTATGACACCAGGAAAGTTTGATAACATGTACTACAAGAACTTGAAGAAAGGTTTGGGACTTTTGTCTTCAGACAACGCTATGCtcaaggaccctagaacaaaaCCAATTGTTGAATTGTATGCAACAGATCAGAAGCGATTCTTCGATGCATTTTCTCACGCCATGGAGAAATTAGCTGTCC
Encoded here:
- the LOC115710286 gene encoding peroxidase 65, with protein sequence MVFPPLLLILLLSIINPFVYVESKLSLGYYNKTCPDFEKIIRETVTAKQISNPTTAAGTLRLFFHDCMVEGCDASVLISSNHAKDTERDADLNLSLSGDAFDVIVRAKTALELSCPGIVSCSDILAQTTRDLIIMVGGPFYKVRLGRKDGMVSKASLVEGNIPRVNDTVDQMIKLFESNGFTVQEMVALTGAHTIGFSHCKEFADRLFHFSKTNSTDPDIHPLFAAALKITCENYTRDHGMSAFNDVMTPGKFDNMYYKNLKKGLGLLSSDNAMLKDPRTKPIVELYATDQKRFFDAFSHAMEKLAVHKVKTGRKGEVRRKCDAFN